The following are encoded in a window of Acropora muricata isolate sample 2 chromosome 6, ASM3666990v1, whole genome shotgun sequence genomic DNA:
- the LOC136920623 gene encoding uncharacterized protein isoform X1, with product MEECYSEDREMEIVALQSIYGKLFTSWQQGDQSGNRFHYEVKFEEREIKIEFTIPENYPEISPAISVMTLDNKPAHTELESLLYAKAHESRGQLMIYDLIEEANCWLDKLNFVDEVSLGKENASSSPSAVCSFFLDDKCKTRSLNKDKSIDSSNNSQNFMPTVDKQLANENMKLADSTKGKLNTEKRNTAISKKKPPMKTVRDVISRIKWDEELSAKDFTVGYLDRFLGIMEKGFADFSWEDLASVDHFIDFAIPQHRIQYFKYLDEIVWDKRERIDKVFGSTGSKETILDVKSRICKSREENSDNCIDSHKMPEIPAELPVQGLERNGSNYFIGVQISDIKVIDNIRKIQNDIYSELSSEADVEIIPSQRLHITLLMLTLHDDDEVITAKTIMKSVQPLLISLLPLSHTLCFSGLGQFHNKILYAGIKPDAELSKLVQVLKYKFGKAGVNLEGNRKTFVPHVTITKMASKNLDTDESVSRKVSDLVNTCYEIGGQCVSSLTLFSRFAPKDLDGTHHKIAIVENSLKALSFSLPAKLLQQVDNLSEQGQLGEDIRSELKGLFESGDAVKLDQGFKKLTELSNVCDDKILLIMRGIPGSGTSYLVENSVEAINQKGYVYCNARQLFHKSGCSFVPDVADLAIAEAYCLSCVLDAMATEKSFIVVDGVHSQCWEYAVYKFLALAFGFKCHVLEIKVSKHEDVMSCLQNSKSGAQLEEILEIVQNWENDPGAAVIGPSFHNHETSENLKLTTVSLKELFLRN from the exons ATGGAGGAGTGCTATTCCGAAGATCGAGAAATGGAGATCGTAGCCTTACAATCGATCTACGGGAAACTGTTTACATCATGGCAACAAGGCGACCAGAGTGGAAATAGATTCCACTATGAAGTGAAATTTGAGGAAAGAGAGATCAAAATAGAATTTACCATCCCAG AAAACTACCCAGAAATTTCTCCTGCTATCAGTGTCATGACATTGGACAACAAACCTGCCCATACAGAACTTGAATCCTTGCTGTATGCCAAAGCACATGAAAGCCGTGGACAACTGATGATTTATGACCTAATAGAGGAGGCAAATTGTTGGCTTGATAAACTCAACTTTGTCGATGAAGTCTCTTTAGGGAAAGAAAATGCATCTTCATCTCCTTCTGCTGTTTGTAGCTTCTTTCTTGATGACAAGTGTAAAACTAGAAGTCTCAACAAAGATAAGTCAATCGACTCAAGTAACAACTCTCAAAACTTTATGCCAACAGTTGATAAACAGCTAGCCAATGAAAACATGAAGCTGGCTGATTCTACTAAAGGAAAGCTTAATACTGAGAAACGAAACACTGCTATTTCTAAGAAGAAACCACCAATGAAAACAGTGAGGGATGTCATATCGAGAATCAAATGGGATGAAGAGCTGTCAGCAAAGGATTTCACTGTGGGTTACTTGGATCGCTTCCTTGGAATTATGGAGAAGGGTTTTGCAGATTTTTCATGGGAAGACCTTGCTTCAGTGGATCATTTTATTGATTTTGCTATTCCTCAGCATAGAATACAATACTTTAAGTACCTGGATGAAATAGTTTGGGATAAAAGGGAAAGGATTGATAAAGTTTTTGGTTCGACTGGAAGCAAAGAAACTATCTTGGATGTAAAAAGTAGAATTTGCAAATCAAGGGAAGAGAACAGTGATAATTGCATTGATTCCCACAAAATGCCAGAAATCCCAGCTGAACTCCCCGTGCAAGGCCTAGAGAGGAATGGCTCAAACTACTTCATTGGTGTGCAGATTTCAGACATAAAAGTAATTGACAACATTCGTAAG ATACAAAATGATATTTATTCAGAGCTGAGTTCAGAGGCAGATGTTGAAATCATACCAAGTCAAAGACTTCACATCACCCTACTTATGTTAACACTACATGACGATGATGAAGTCATCACAGCAAAGACCATTATGAAGTCTGTTCAGCCTCTGTTGATTTCCCTTCTTCCACTCAGCCACACACTTTGTTTCAGTGGCCTTGGTCAGTTTCACAACAAAATCTTATATGCTGGCATCAAACCTGATGCTGAACTTTCCAAACTTGTTCAGGTTTTAAAATACAAGTTTGGGAAAGCTGGAGTAAACTTGGAAGGAAACAGGAAAACATTTGTTCCCCATGTTACTAttacaaaaatggcctcaaagAATTTGGACACTGATGAAAGTGTTTCAAGAAAAGTGTcagatttggtaaatacttgCTATGAAATTGGAGGACAATGTGTCTCTTCCCTTACTCTGTTTTCAAGATTCGCTCCAAAAGATTTGGATGGAACTCATCATAAGATTGCAATCGTAGAAAATTCCTTGAAGGCTCTGTCATTTTCCTTACCTGCAAAACTTCTCCAACAAGTGGATAATTTGAGCGAACAAGGACAACTTGGTGAAGATATCAGAAGTGAACTTAAAGGCTTGTTTGAATCTGGTGATGCTGTAAAACTTGACCAAGGTTTCAAAAAATTAACTGAACTCAGTAATGTCTGTGATGATAAAATTCTCCTCATAATGAGAGGCATACCAGGGAGTGGCACATCATATCTAGTTGAGAATTCAGTGGAAGCCATCAATCAAAAAGGATATGTTTATTGCAATGCCagacaattattccacaagtcAGGGTGTTCTTTTGTTCCAGATGTTGCTGATTTGGCTATTGCTGAGGCATATTGTTTATCCTGTGTTTTGGATGCCATGGCAACAGAGAAGAGCTTTATTGTTGTGGATGGTGTGCATAGCCAATGCTGGGAATATGCTGTTTATAAGTTTCTTGCTCTCGCATTTGGTTTCAAATGCCATGTGCTTGAGATAAAGGTTTCAAAGCACGAGGACGTCATGTCATGTCTGCAGAACAGCAAGTCCGGTGCCCAACTGGAGGAAATTCTTGAGATTGTGCAGAACTGGGAGAATGACCCTGGTGCTGCTGTAATTGGACCATCGTTTCACAATCATGAAACTTCAGAGAACTTGAAACTGACAACAGTATCACTCAAGGAACTGTTTTtgagaaattaa
- the LOC136919678 gene encoding 3-phosphoinositide-dependent protein kinase 1-like: protein MAENGEKVKATPNSSSSSPQSPASPSLSSTSSQPIKKKRPEDFKFGKILGEGSFSTVYVVREISTGKEYAMKVLEKRHMIREKKTQYVTREKEVLSKLNHPFFVRLYFTFQDKEKLYFGLSYAKKGELLPYIIKLGSFDLNCSRFYSAEVVSALEHLHGLGIIHRDLKPENILLDADMHIKITDFGTAKIISGTEVNQKGRNSFVGTAQYVSPELLTDKRANKSSDLWALGCIIYQLLSGLPPFRASNEYQIFKKIIALDYDFPSGFPEVPKDLVQKLLVLDPTKRLGCDECGGFPSLKSHKFYEEIKWENLPNSTPPDLLPYLPSTSTDQEGLRSKYKVSFPDSDEEYDEFDEQLLRKVGLSDEDIKPSERKHILQLTDSEREERLLKQERESPWHQFVENNLILKTGVVDKRKGLFPRRRQLILTDGPHLYYVDAAAMVLKGEIPWTKDLRPEAKNFEVFFVHTPKRIYYLEDHTGYAMEWVKKIEEVHRAYFGDTTSF, encoded by the exons ATGGCGGAGAATGGGGAGAAAGTAAAA GCGACTCCAAACTCCTCATCATCTTCACCCCAATCACCTGCTTCTCCATCGTTATCATCAACATCATCCCAACCAATTAAGAAGAAAAGACCTGAAGATTTCAAGTTTGGGAAAATTTTAGGCGAGGGATCATTTTCAACT GTTTATGTGGTTCGGGAAATAAGCACTGGAAAAGAATATGCAA TGAAAGTGTTAGAAAAGAGGCACATGATACgtgaaaagaaaacacaataTGTCACTCGAGAGAAAGAAGTGCTGAGCAAACTTAACCATCCATTCTTTGTTAGATTGTATTTTACATTCCAAGATAAGGAGAAACTCT ATTTTGGATTAAGCTACGCCAAGAAAGGAGAACTGCTTCCATACATTATAAAG CTTGGGTCTTTTGATCTTAATTGTTCAAGATTTTATTCTGCTGAAGTTGTGTCAGCCTTAGAACATCTTCATGGATTAGGAATAATTCACAG AGATTTGAAACCAGAAAACATCCTGCTGGACGCAGACATGCACATCAAAATTACCGACTTTGGTACGGCAAAAATTATTAGTGGAACTGAAGTGAACCAAAAAG ggAGAAATTCTTTTGTAGGAACAGCACAATATGTGTCGCCAGAGCTCCTAACGGACAAAAGAGCAAACAAGAG CTCAGACCTTTGGGCATTAGGTTGTATTATTTATCAACTTCTCTCTGGTCTTCCCCCATTCAGAGCTAG TAACGAATATCAGATATTTAAAAAGATAATCGCTTTAGACTATGACTTCCCAAGTGGATTTCCAGAGGTGCCCAAAGATCTAGTGCAGAAATTGTTG GTGCTGGATCCAACAAAGAGACTTGGTTGTGACGAATGCGGAGGATTTCCGTCTCTGAAGAGTCATAAGTTTTATGAAG AAATTAAATGGGAGAATCTTCCAAACAGCACACCCCCCGATTTGCTTCCTTATCTGCCGTCAACTTCCACCGACCAAGAAGGGTTGCGTAGTAAATACAag GTCAGCTTTCCTGACAGCGATGAAGAGTACGACGAGTTTGACGAACAGCTGTTAAGAAAAGTCGGGTTGTCCGATGAGGACATCAAACCAAGCGAACGAAAGCATATTTTGCAACTCACAGATAGCGAAAGAGAAGAGAGACTTTTGAAACAAGAGAGAGAGTCTCCTTG GCATCAGTTTGTCGAAAATAATCTTATTCTCAAGACCGGTGTTGTCGACAAGCGGaag GGTCTGTTTCCCCGCAGAAGGCAACTTATTCTGACAGATGGCCCGCACTTGTACTACGTTGATGCAGCCGCAATGGTTTTGAAGGGAGAGATTCCATG GACCAAAGACCTTAGACCAGAAGCTAAaaactttgaagtttttttCGTTCACACG CCAAAACGTATTTATTACCTGGAGGATCACACTGGATATGCCATGGAATGGGTGAAGAAGATAGAAGAAGTTCATCGAGCGTACTTTGGGGATACGACGAGcttttaa
- the LOC136919079 gene encoding SUMO-conjugating enzyme UBC9 produces MSGIALGRLTEERKAWRKDHPFGFVARPVKNSDGTLNLMNWECAIPGKKATPWEGGSFKLRMIFKDDYPSSPPKCKFEPPIFHPNVYPSGTVCLSLLDEEKDWRPAVTIKQILLGIQDLLNDPNIKDPAQAEAYTIYSSNRAEYEKRVKSQALKFASTG; encoded by the exons ATGTCTGGTATTGCTTTGGGCCGATTGACTGAGGAGAGAAAAGCTTGGCGGAAGGATCACCCATTT GGATTTGTGGCGAGACCAGTCAAAAACTCAGATGGCACTTTAAACCTCATGAACTGGGAATGCG CGATCCCAGGGAAAAAAGCG ACTCCATGGGAAGGAGGATCTTTCAAATTGAGAATGATTTTCAAGGATGACTACCCCTCATCTCCACCAAAAT GTAAATTTGAACCTCcaatttttcacccaaatgtGTATCCATCAGGAACAGTTTGTCTGTCTCTTCTGGATGAAGAAAAAGATTGGAGACCAGCTGTAACTATAAAACAG ATTCTATTGGGAATTCAAGACTTGCTCAATGACCCAAACATAAAGGATCCTGCACAGGCAGAAGCATATACTATATATAG TTCAAATAGGGCCGAGTATGAAAAGAGAGTAAAAAGTCAAGCACTGAAGTTTGCCTCCACGGGATGA
- the LOC136920623 gene encoding uncharacterized protein isoform X3: MEECYSEDREMEIVALQSIYGKLFTSWQQGDQSGNRFHYEVKFEEREIKIEFTIPVDKQLANENMKLADSTKGKLNTEKRNTAISKKKPPMKTVRDVISRIKWDEELSAKDFTVGYLDRFLGIMEKGFADFSWEDLASVDHFIDFAIPQHRIQYFKYLDEIVWDKRERIDKVFGSTGSKETILDVKSRICKSREENSDNCIDSHKMPEIPAELPVQGLERNGSNYFIGVQISDIKVIDNIRKIQNDIYSELSSEADVEIIPSQRLHITLLMLTLHDDDEVITAKTIMKSVQPLLISLLPLSHTLCFSGLGQFHNKILYAGIKPDAELSKLVQVLKYKFGKAGVNLEGNRKTFVPHVTITKMASKNLDTDESVSRKVSDLVNTCYEIGGQCVSSLTLFSRFAPKDLDGTHHKIAIVENSLKALSFSLPAKLLQQVDNLSEQGQLGEDIRSELKGLFESGDAVKLDQGFKKLTELSNVCDDKILLIMRGIPGSGTSYLVENSVEAINQKGYVYCNARQLFHKSGCSFVPDVADLAIAEAYCLSCVLDAMATEKSFIVVDGVHSQCWEYAVYKFLALAFGFKCHVLEIKVSKHEDVMSCLQNSKSGAQLEEILEIVQNWENDPGAAVIGPSFHNHETSENLKLTTVSLKELFLRN, encoded by the exons ATGGAGGAGTGCTATTCCGAAGATCGAGAAATGGAGATCGTAGCCTTACAATCGATCTACGGGAAACTGTTTACATCATGGCAACAAGGCGACCAGAGTGGAAATAGATTCCACTATGAAGTGAAATTTGAGGAAAGAGAGATCAAAATAGAATTTACCATCCCAG TTGATAAACAGCTAGCCAATGAAAACATGAAGCTGGCTGATTCTACTAAAGGAAAGCTTAATACTGAGAAACGAAACACTGCTATTTCTAAGAAGAAACCACCAATGAAAACAGTGAGGGATGTCATATCGAGAATCAAATGGGATGAAGAGCTGTCAGCAAAGGATTTCACTGTGGGTTACTTGGATCGCTTCCTTGGAATTATGGAGAAGGGTTTTGCAGATTTTTCATGGGAAGACCTTGCTTCAGTGGATCATTTTATTGATTTTGCTATTCCTCAGCATAGAATACAATACTTTAAGTACCTGGATGAAATAGTTTGGGATAAAAGGGAAAGGATTGATAAAGTTTTTGGTTCGACTGGAAGCAAAGAAACTATCTTGGATGTAAAAAGTAGAATTTGCAAATCAAGGGAAGAGAACAGTGATAATTGCATTGATTCCCACAAAATGCCAGAAATCCCAGCTGAACTCCCCGTGCAAGGCCTAGAGAGGAATGGCTCAAACTACTTCATTGGTGTGCAGATTTCAGACATAAAAGTAATTGACAACATTCGTAAG ATACAAAATGATATTTATTCAGAGCTGAGTTCAGAGGCAGATGTTGAAATCATACCAAGTCAAAGACTTCACATCACCCTACTTATGTTAACACTACATGACGATGATGAAGTCATCACAGCAAAGACCATTATGAAGTCTGTTCAGCCTCTGTTGATTTCCCTTCTTCCACTCAGCCACACACTTTGTTTCAGTGGCCTTGGTCAGTTTCACAACAAAATCTTATATGCTGGCATCAAACCTGATGCTGAACTTTCCAAACTTGTTCAGGTTTTAAAATACAAGTTTGGGAAAGCTGGAGTAAACTTGGAAGGAAACAGGAAAACATTTGTTCCCCATGTTACTAttacaaaaatggcctcaaagAATTTGGACACTGATGAAAGTGTTTCAAGAAAAGTGTcagatttggtaaatacttgCTATGAAATTGGAGGACAATGTGTCTCTTCCCTTACTCTGTTTTCAAGATTCGCTCCAAAAGATTTGGATGGAACTCATCATAAGATTGCAATCGTAGAAAATTCCTTGAAGGCTCTGTCATTTTCCTTACCTGCAAAACTTCTCCAACAAGTGGATAATTTGAGCGAACAAGGACAACTTGGTGAAGATATCAGAAGTGAACTTAAAGGCTTGTTTGAATCTGGTGATGCTGTAAAACTTGACCAAGGTTTCAAAAAATTAACTGAACTCAGTAATGTCTGTGATGATAAAATTCTCCTCATAATGAGAGGCATACCAGGGAGTGGCACATCATATCTAGTTGAGAATTCAGTGGAAGCCATCAATCAAAAAGGATATGTTTATTGCAATGCCagacaattattccacaagtcAGGGTGTTCTTTTGTTCCAGATGTTGCTGATTTGGCTATTGCTGAGGCATATTGTTTATCCTGTGTTTTGGATGCCATGGCAACAGAGAAGAGCTTTATTGTTGTGGATGGTGTGCATAGCCAATGCTGGGAATATGCTGTTTATAAGTTTCTTGCTCTCGCATTTGGTTTCAAATGCCATGTGCTTGAGATAAAGGTTTCAAAGCACGAGGACGTCATGTCATGTCTGCAGAACAGCAAGTCCGGTGCCCAACTGGAGGAAATTCTTGAGATTGTGCAGAACTGGGAGAATGACCCTGGTGCTGCTGTAATTGGACCATCGTTTCACAATCATGAAACTTCAGAGAACTTGAAACTGACAACAGTATCACTCAAGGAACTGTTTTtgagaaattaa
- the LOC136920625 gene encoding galanin receptor type 1-like produces MSHSPSPNMTAAPSLANASTSTEEFDRLAIIQLMCFPIISAAGLVGNLLICFAVSKRQRLRITDIFILNLASTDLGTCVVSVPFDFVEILTKQWPFGNVLCKTVYPLQTILLAVSVYTLLLMSWERHRSVLVPFKPKLKASRANTILLFLWIACICLVGPYIAILRTEKDASGKTQCNEKWPKPYHPKVFTLVVFIALYVLPLFVITANYIKISHKLWRDIQRMRKVIEGDNKSSVKKPVTQARAQRNMRVVKIFIIVVIVFALCMLPVHIMWIWYDFGSGKIYQVSFGTIIVFCNILVYANSAINPFIFVFLHRRYCKDIFSACNPFKVLASCFRDGQPNGTSTREMSRLPPKRWHRKKMMKKRETPVFPPFNLSVTRKELWDNCRPKEIMPNYEARRFDRVFELSRLGRVANSPQSRAVEEYNNKREDDDKLAARQAGTRKLRVNFGEVVHLDEQGNLQPGGEESKT; encoded by the coding sequence ATGAGTCACTCCCCAAGCCCAAATATGACTGCGGCGCCCTCGTTGGCAAACGCTAGCACTTCCACGGAAGAATTCGATCGACTCGCCATCATCCAGCTTATGTGCTTTCCTATCATCTCGGCAGCAGGTTTGGTTGGAAATCTATTGATATGCTTTGCCGTTTCCAAAAGACAACGTCTTCGCATAACTGACATCTTCATTCTGAATTTGGCATCCACCGACTTGGGGACTTGCGTGGTAAGTGTTCCTTTTGACTTCGTGGAAATCCTTACCAAACAGTGGCCATTTGGCAACGTTCTATGCAAAACTGTATATCCTTTACAAACGATTCTTCTGGCCGTGTCGGTGTACACTCTGCTACTGATGAGCTGGGAGAGGCATCGCTCTGTGCTGGTTCCATTCAAACCAAAGTTAAAAGCTTCAAGAGCTAACACCATTCTCCTGTTTCTATGGATCGCGTGTATCTGTCTCGTTGGACCATACATCGCGATTCTCCGGACAGAGAAAGATGCCTCAGGGAAAACACAGTGTAACGAGAAGTGGCCGAAACCCTATCACCCAAAAGTGTTCACACTGGTTGTTTTTATAGCGCTTTATGTACTGCCGTTGTTCGTGATCACGGCGAACTACATCAAAATAAGTCATAAGCTTTGGAGAGACATTCAGAGGATGAGAAAAGTGATCGAGGGCGACAATAAAAGCTCGGTTAAGAAACCAGTTACACAAGCAAGAGCTCAAAGAAATATGAGAGTTGTGAAGATTTTTATTATCGTTGtgattgtttttgctttgtgcATGCTTCCTGTCCATATAATGTGGATCTGGTATGATTTCGGATCGGGGAAAATCTACCAGGTCTCTTTCGGTACCATCATTGTTTTCTGTAATATTCTGGTATACGCAAATTCCGCCATTAACCCCTTCATATTCGTGTTTCTTCACCGTCGTTACTGCAAGGATATTTTCAGCGCATGCAACCCGTTCAAAGTATTGGCATCATGCTTTAGGGACGGTCAGCCGAACGGGACATCAACCCGCGAGATGTCCAGACTTCCACCTAAAAGATGGCATCGCAAAAAGATGATGAAGAAACGAGAAACACCTGTATTTCCACCTTTTAACCTTTCGGTTACCAGGAAAGAGCTTTGGGATAACTGCCGGCCAAAGGAAATTATGCCAAACTACGAAGCGAGACGTTTTGATCGCGTTTTTGAACTGTCGAGGCTTGGACGTGTCGCGAATTCGCCCCAAAGCCGAGCAGTGGAAGAGTACAATAACAAACGCGAAGACGATGATAAATTAGCGGCGAGGCAAGCTGGAACGCGGAAACTTCGGGTCAACTTCGGCGAGGTTGTTCACTTAGATGAACAAGGAAATTTACAGCCCGGGGGCGAAGAGAGCAAGACGTAA
- the LOC136920623 gene encoding uncharacterized protein isoform X2, with protein sequence MTLDNKPAHTELESLLYAKAHESRGQLMIYDLIEEANCWLDKLNFVDEVSLGKENASSSPSAVCSFFLDDKCKTRSLNKDKSIDSSNNSQNFMPTVDKQLANENMKLADSTKGKLNTEKRNTAISKKKPPMKTVRDVISRIKWDEELSAKDFTVGYLDRFLGIMEKGFADFSWEDLASVDHFIDFAIPQHRIQYFKYLDEIVWDKRERIDKVFGSTGSKETILDVKSRICKSREENSDNCIDSHKMPEIPAELPVQGLERNGSNYFIGVQISDIKVIDNIRKIQNDIYSELSSEADVEIIPSQRLHITLLMLTLHDDDEVITAKTIMKSVQPLLISLLPLSHTLCFSGLGQFHNKILYAGIKPDAELSKLVQVLKYKFGKAGVNLEGNRKTFVPHVTITKMASKNLDTDESVSRKVSDLVNTCYEIGGQCVSSLTLFSRFAPKDLDGTHHKIAIVENSLKALSFSLPAKLLQQVDNLSEQGQLGEDIRSELKGLFESGDAVKLDQGFKKLTELSNVCDDKILLIMRGIPGSGTSYLVENSVEAINQKGYVYCNARQLFHKSGCSFVPDVADLAIAEAYCLSCVLDAMATEKSFIVVDGVHSQCWEYAVYKFLALAFGFKCHVLEIKVSKHEDVMSCLQNSKSGAQLEEILEIVQNWENDPGAAVIGPSFHNHETSENLKLTTVSLKELFLRN encoded by the exons ATGACATTGGACAACAAACCTGCCCATACAGAACTTGAATCCTTGCTGTATGCCAAAGCACATGAAAGCCGTGGACAACTGATGATTTATGACCTAATAGAGGAGGCAAATTGTTGGCTTGATAAACTCAACTTTGTCGATGAAGTCTCTTTAGGGAAAGAAAATGCATCTTCATCTCCTTCTGCTGTTTGTAGCTTCTTTCTTGATGACAAGTGTAAAACTAGAAGTCTCAACAAAGATAAGTCAATCGACTCAAGTAACAACTCTCAAAACTTTATGCCAACAGTTGATAAACAGCTAGCCAATGAAAACATGAAGCTGGCTGATTCTACTAAAGGAAAGCTTAATACTGAGAAACGAAACACTGCTATTTCTAAGAAGAAACCACCAATGAAAACAGTGAGGGATGTCATATCGAGAATCAAATGGGATGAAGAGCTGTCAGCAAAGGATTTCACTGTGGGTTACTTGGATCGCTTCCTTGGAATTATGGAGAAGGGTTTTGCAGATTTTTCATGGGAAGACCTTGCTTCAGTGGATCATTTTATTGATTTTGCTATTCCTCAGCATAGAATACAATACTTTAAGTACCTGGATGAAATAGTTTGGGATAAAAGGGAAAGGATTGATAAAGTTTTTGGTTCGACTGGAAGCAAAGAAACTATCTTGGATGTAAAAAGTAGAATTTGCAAATCAAGGGAAGAGAACAGTGATAATTGCATTGATTCCCACAAAATGCCAGAAATCCCAGCTGAACTCCCCGTGCAAGGCCTAGAGAGGAATGGCTCAAACTACTTCATTGGTGTGCAGATTTCAGACATAAAAGTAATTGACAACATTCGTAAG ATACAAAATGATATTTATTCAGAGCTGAGTTCAGAGGCAGATGTTGAAATCATACCAAGTCAAAGACTTCACATCACCCTACTTATGTTAACACTACATGACGATGATGAAGTCATCACAGCAAAGACCATTATGAAGTCTGTTCAGCCTCTGTTGATTTCCCTTCTTCCACTCAGCCACACACTTTGTTTCAGTGGCCTTGGTCAGTTTCACAACAAAATCTTATATGCTGGCATCAAACCTGATGCTGAACTTTCCAAACTTGTTCAGGTTTTAAAATACAAGTTTGGGAAAGCTGGAGTAAACTTGGAAGGAAACAGGAAAACATTTGTTCCCCATGTTACTAttacaaaaatggcctcaaagAATTTGGACACTGATGAAAGTGTTTCAAGAAAAGTGTcagatttggtaaatacttgCTATGAAATTGGAGGACAATGTGTCTCTTCCCTTACTCTGTTTTCAAGATTCGCTCCAAAAGATTTGGATGGAACTCATCATAAGATTGCAATCGTAGAAAATTCCTTGAAGGCTCTGTCATTTTCCTTACCTGCAAAACTTCTCCAACAAGTGGATAATTTGAGCGAACAAGGACAACTTGGTGAAGATATCAGAAGTGAACTTAAAGGCTTGTTTGAATCTGGTGATGCTGTAAAACTTGACCAAGGTTTCAAAAAATTAACTGAACTCAGTAATGTCTGTGATGATAAAATTCTCCTCATAATGAGAGGCATACCAGGGAGTGGCACATCATATCTAGTTGAGAATTCAGTGGAAGCCATCAATCAAAAAGGATATGTTTATTGCAATGCCagacaattattccacaagtcAGGGTGTTCTTTTGTTCCAGATGTTGCTGATTTGGCTATTGCTGAGGCATATTGTTTATCCTGTGTTTTGGATGCCATGGCAACAGAGAAGAGCTTTATTGTTGTGGATGGTGTGCATAGCCAATGCTGGGAATATGCTGTTTATAAGTTTCTTGCTCTCGCATTTGGTTTCAAATGCCATGTGCTTGAGATAAAGGTTTCAAAGCACGAGGACGTCATGTCATGTCTGCAGAACAGCAAGTCCGGTGCCCAACTGGAGGAAATTCTTGAGATTGTGCAGAACTGGGAGAATGACCCTGGTGCTGCTGTAATTGGACCATCGTTTCACAATCATGAAACTTCAGAGAACTTGAAACTGACAACAGTATCACTCAAGGAACTGTTTTtgagaaattaa